In a genomic window of Alcanivorax sp.:
- a CDS encoding acetoacetate--CoA ligase, whose translation MSAPLWQPGEAQQNSRLARFWEQARQHSDQPLADYNALHAWSVEQPEAFWQQVWDFCGLVGEPGDTVLSRRDRFQDTRWFPQARLNYSENLLHRNDTHPALISVLEDGTRTQVSYADLRVAAGKVAAQLQAAGVKPGDRVAGYMPNRIETVIAALGAAWIGAVWSSCSPDFGVSGVLDRFGQIEPSVLVACDGYHYNGKWIDLGERIDALHDALKPELMVVVPGKGNSTPVRRALIWQTWLDSAGPAPDFASLPFNHPLFILYSSGTTGQPKCIVHGAGGTLLQQTKELQLHGDVGPEDTLFYFTTCGWMMWNWLICGLHTGATLVLYDGNPAYPSTARLFDLVDDEGITHFGTSAKFIQAVEKSGLRPRESHDLATLRTLFSTGSPLLHESYDYLYQQVKPNLLVSSISGGTDIISCFALGNPLLPVYRGELQCAGLGMDVAVFDDNGEPLADSKGELVCRQPFPSCPIQFWNDPDGSRFHKAYFARFEGVWAHGDYAQLVPHEQHSGLIIHGRSDAVLNPGGVRIGTAEIYRQVETLDEIREAIVVGQEWQGDVRVVLFVVLADGVSLNDDLQTHIRKAIREGATPRHVPAVIAEVPEIPRTVSGKIVELAVREVIHGRPVSNRNALANPQALEHFADRPELAK comes from the coding sequence ATGTCCGCACCGCTTTGGCAACCGGGTGAAGCACAACAGAACAGCCGACTGGCCAGATTCTGGGAGCAGGCCCGCCAACACAGCGACCAGCCACTGGCCGATTATAATGCTCTGCATGCCTGGTCAGTGGAGCAGCCGGAGGCATTCTGGCAACAGGTGTGGGACTTTTGTGGCCTGGTGGGCGAGCCCGGCGACACCGTTCTCTCCCGCCGTGACCGTTTCCAGGACACCCGCTGGTTTCCCCAGGCTCGCCTGAACTACTCGGAAAACCTGTTACACCGCAACGATACCCACCCGGCCCTGATCAGCGTGCTGGAAGACGGCACCCGCACCCAGGTCAGTTACGCCGACCTGCGGGTGGCCGCCGGCAAGGTGGCCGCCCAGCTGCAAGCCGCCGGCGTGAAACCCGGAGACAGGGTTGCCGGCTACATGCCCAATCGTATTGAGACGGTGATCGCCGCCCTGGGCGCGGCCTGGATCGGCGCAGTATGGTCATCCTGTTCGCCGGACTTCGGCGTATCCGGCGTGCTGGACCGCTTCGGCCAGATCGAACCCAGCGTGTTGGTCGCCTGTGATGGCTACCACTACAACGGCAAGTGGATCGACTTGGGCGAGCGTATCGACGCCCTGCATGATGCCCTGAAACCGGAGTTGATGGTGGTGGTACCCGGCAAGGGCAACAGTACGCCGGTGCGACGGGCACTCATCTGGCAAACCTGGCTGGACAGCGCCGGGCCTGCACCGGACTTCGCCTCACTGCCGTTCAATCATCCACTGTTTATTCTCTATTCTTCCGGCACCACCGGGCAGCCCAAGTGCATCGTTCATGGCGCCGGCGGCACCCTGCTGCAGCAGACCAAGGAACTGCAGTTGCACGGGGATGTGGGGCCCGAGGACACCCTGTTCTATTTCACCACCTGCGGCTGGATGATGTGGAACTGGCTGATCTGCGGCCTGCACACCGGGGCCACCCTGGTGCTTTACGACGGCAACCCGGCCTACCCGAGCACCGCCCGGCTTTTCGATCTGGTGGATGACGAGGGCATCACCCATTTCGGGACCAGTGCCAAGTTCATCCAGGCTGTAGAGAAATCCGGCCTCAGGCCCCGTGAAAGCCATGATCTGGCCACCCTGCGAACGCTCTTCTCCACCGGCTCACCCTTGCTCCACGAGAGCTACGACTACCTGTATCAGCAGGTGAAACCGAATCTTCTGGTCAGCTCCATTTCCGGTGGCACCGATATCATTTCCTGCTTTGCCCTCGGCAACCCGCTGCTGCCGGTCTATCGCGGTGAATTGCAGTGCGCGGGCCTGGGCATGGATGTGGCCGTGTTTGATGACAACGGTGAGCCGCTGGCCGACAGCAAGGGCGAGCTGGTCTGCCGGCAACCCTTCCCTTCCTGCCCGATACAGTTCTGGAACGATCCAGATGGCAGCCGTTTCCACAAGGCCTACTTCGCCCGTTTTGAAGGCGTCTGGGCCCATGGCGACTATGCCCAGCTGGTGCCACATGAACAGCACAGCGGGCTGATCATTCACGGCCGTTCCGATGCGGTGCTCAACCCCGGCGGCGTGCGCATCGGCACCGCAGAAATCTACCGCCAGGTGGAAACCCTGGACGAGATTCGCGAAGCCATCGTGGTAGGCCAGGAGTGGCAAGGGGATGTGCGCGTGGTGCTGTTTGTGGTGCTGGCTGATGGTGTCAGCCTCAATGACGATCTGCAGACTCATATCCGCAAAGCTATCCGCGAAGGTGCCACGCCCCGCCATGTGCCGGCAGTGATTGCCGAGGTGCCGGAAATTCCGCGCACTGTCAGCGGCAAGATTGTCGAGCTGGCGGTTCGCGAAGTGATCCACGGTCGCCCGGTCAGTAACCGCAATGCCCTGGCCAATCCGCAGGCGCTGGAGCATTTTGCTGACCGCCCTGAGTTAGCAAAATGA